The genomic stretch CCTTGATATTGCGCTGCCTAAAGCTAAGCAGCAAGCGCCAAGTTATTTATCTCGAGAGGACGTTCGGCATTTGGTCGATAGTTGCCAGGATATGCGACTAAAAACACTGATTGTATTGTGTTACGGCTGTGGATTGCGAGCGGGCGAGGTCGTGCGGATTAAAGTGAAAGACATCAGTGGTGAGCGTCACACAATTTTAATTGAGCATGGTAAAGGGGATAAATCGCGTTATGTCGTGGTGCCAGAAAGTGTGTTGCAGCTGCTACGACAGTATTGGCGGATGTATCATCCAAGTACGTGGCTTTTTTACTCACGTTGGGTGCGTGACCAAGCGATGTCGGTGTCTTGTTTCAGAAAAGCCTTACTAAAACACGCTAAAGCGGTAGGATTGGAGACACGTTGCCACCCTCATGCACTGCGTCATGCCTATGCGACTCACCAACTTGAATCAGGTATGCCACTGCACCAGTTACAACATCAATTAGGGCATAACAACATAAAAACCACCGAGGCTTATCTGCATTGGCTGCCGGAACTCGGGCATGGTGGTGTGGATTTACTCGCCAATTGGTTTACGTCATGAGCGAGTACCACATTGCCGATATTTTACATGAGGGGTTAGCATCCTACCGACAGCACCATACGATAAGTTACCAACAAATAAGAGCATGTCAGCATATTCAATCGTGTCGCACAGGTAAACTGGGGTATCAAGAGTGGCAATGCGACGACTGTGCCGAGGTTGAACGTATTGGATGCAGTTGTCGAGATAGACATTGTCCACGTTGTCAGGGCTATGCGACACAGCAATGGATAACGAAGCAACAAGCGAGGTTATTACCGTGTCGTTACTTCCACTTGGTGTTTACGCTGCCTCATGAACTGAATCCACTGGCTCAACATCAGCCTAGCATGGTGTACCAAAGCCTATTCCAAGCCGCTTGGGCGACATTGACCCAGTTCGCCGCCAAGAAAGGTCATGGTCAATTGGGCATGACCTGTGTGTTACACACATGGGGGCAAACGCTGAGTCAGCATATCCATTTACACTGTCTAATTCCGGCGGGGTCGATACGACAAGGACGCTGGTGCACGATAGACAACAACTACTTATATCCGGTCAAAGCACTCTCGCGTGTATTTAGAGGCAAAATGCTTGCGGCATTGTACGCTAGAAATAAGGATGTCGTGCACGTTAGCACGCCGACAGAATGGTGCGTTTATAGCAAAGCGTGCCTGACGTACAGTCCTTACTTAGTGAGCTATTTAGCGCGGTATACACGAAAAGGGATGATGTCGGAACATCGACTGGTTGCGGTGGATGAACAAGGGGTGAGCTTCAGTTATCGAGATTATAAGGATGAGGATAAGCAAAAAGTCATGCAGCTAAGTCGAGACGAGTTTATTCGGCGGTATTTATTGCATGTATTGCCAAAAGGCTTGATGCGAATACGGCACTATGGCTTTTTAGCCAACGCGAGCTATAAACGAGTACAGCGCATAGTAAGGTCAATTGAACAAGAAGCCCAATCCTCACCCCAAAGAGAATTGCAACCACCGACGTTACCGTGTTGGACATGTAAAGTCTGCGGACATGGGCGATTGAGTTTAAAATCGGTGGTCACCGCAAAAAGGCATAATCCAGACGACGTAACCGCGGATATCCGACAGAGTTAGCAGCGTCAACGAGCTGCCTAAATTCAATGAGTTACCCTAATTGAACGGATTGGGATGGGATGTGCTGCGCGGTTTATAAAAAGATTGCTTACAGCCCCTTAATTCGCTGTAATAGAAACATAAAAAACACGACTGAGCGATGCTAGGAAGCGCAAAGTAAGATAAAGGATTGAGCAAATCACCCACTTGCCCCTTAGGCTTAAAAAAGCAAATTCCCATAGCATAAACGATACCAAGCTACGTGCAGGTAGCGCCTCAGTTCAACAAGGGATTATGTGACACAAACAACGTGTCCCATAAATACTAATACGTTAAGCGTATTAGAGAAGGTTATGAGTTTGGATAAAAAAAGAGACAATCATTTTGTACCAGTTATGTATCTAAAGAACTGGTCAACAAGTCGAAAGGTTCAAGTATATCGGACTCTAGTTCAGCATGAGAATGTTCCTATTTGGAAGCCGTTTCCATTAAATGGAATTGGTTACTTGCGAAATCTTTATATAAATACGAAAGATGGTGAAGAATGTGACATGCTTGAAACATGGTTTGATCAGCACTATGAAGCTCCAGCAGAAGCATCAATCGCAAAAGTAATGTCAAACTCCAAATTAACCCCTAGCGATTATAAAAACCTGATCAATTTTTTTGCTCTTCAAGATCTCCGAACGCCCAAAAAATTTATTGAACATCTCAACAAGGACGACAAAGATGAGTTTGAGGTGATGATGAAAGATGTTGTTGAAAGAGCTATATCTAAAGGTGTTCCCAGAAGTTTTGAACCTTCGGGAGGGTATAGGTTTCACGATGAATTACCTTTGAAGTTGCAAATAACAAAAGATGATAAAGGTTTGATGGTTTCTGTTGAGAAATTGGTGGGTAGGGCTTCATGGCTATGGAGTATCAAGCACTTGCTAACTAACGTTTCTAGTCATCTCCACGAACACAAGTGGACAATCTTACATCCTGCTAAGGGTGAGTCTTGGTATACGTCTGATAATCCGGTTCTCAAGCTTAACCATTATGGGAAGGACGGCTATGACCTCAAAGGTGGATGGGGGAATGCAGGTACTGAACTTATTCTTCCATTGGGTCCTCAGCATCTTTTGTATACGTTGGTTGGTCAAAAACCTCCGCTGCCTAGAGGCACTAGGGTTAGTATGGAAAAAACCAATGTCATAAACCGGATGCTTGTCGAAAATAGTCACAGATATGTTATTTCTGTGAATCAATGCCCTAAGATTGGTTTGTTTCATGAAAGGTTGGTGCTTCCAGACGAAGTAAAATATGAATTGTCGCAATGGAAATCATTGAATGAGCACCATGCTTACAGTGAAAAAGAGTTTTACTCGACAAAATACGCTTAACAAACAATTTAAGAGTGATTCAGCACGCTTGGCATTTTGGGTTTGGATTGAGTTTAGTGTTTAAGGTGGTCAAATTAAGTGTCGTGGTAGTGTGCTTCACACCTTAATTGGGCGTTAGGTTAGAAATCGTTCAATCATAAGGAGTAGAAGTGGGACGTTTACTTATTTTAATTTTGAGTCTATTTGTATCTTTACAAGTTCAAGCAGATGAGCAGATAAAAGTACATCAAGTCGCTGAAAAATATTTTTCAGCAGTAAAGTCTTATGATGTTTCAGTACTCGCAGGCATGCTGCATCCAGAAGCGTTGAACAAATTTCGTTCTGCATTTGATGGGGCTTTTGGTGGAAGTAAAAGTGAACAAGCCCAAAAAGACTTATTACCTCTTTTCTCCGTATCGGGAGTGCAAGAATTTAATAGCTTGACTGATGTAGATGCGTATAAAAGAATGACAGCTTTTTTTGCTAAAGCTGAACCTAAACTGTTGGAAATAATGAAATCGTCAACGTTCTCTATTGCTAACGTATCGGTTGATGGTGATGTTGCTTACGTAAATTATTCAATGACCATGAAAATAAATGGTAGCCCTTTAAGCCAAGATTCCGTGCAAAAGTTTAAATTGTTCAACGACAACTGGCTGGCACTGCTTCCACCTAGTGGTGAGGCTACGATCACGAACCTAAATACTAGGTACAAATAACCTAACAAACTGTTTAAGTAGATTCGGCATGCGTGGCATTTTTGGTTTGCAGCGGTTTTAGTGATTACGCTGTGTTGCGGAAGCTCTTGTAGTGCATGCCTCACTACTTAACAGGGCGTTAGCTGTACTCATGAAAACTGATAAAACGTCTCAATTTCTGTGGTTTATTTTCCTAATATTAGGTGTTTGGTTTTCAATCGAAACCGTGAACAGCACCTTTTATGGTTTCGAACTAGCCTTAGGAACAGCTCTATTTGGTTTAATCGTAGGGCTTATCTTGCACAAAAAGCGTAATCGTTCTGAACTTTGGGATAGTTTTGTAGATAAAAGGAATTTTTTTAGAAGCCAGCGTAAGACAACGTATATGTTCTTTTTTCTCGCGGTTATAGGTTTCTCGAATTCTTACATGTTAGTTGGTGAGCCTAACTACTTGAATACAGAAATAACCGAAAAAAGAATTAGCAGAGGAAAATCGACTAGCTATATATTGGCTATTGCTCCGGCAGAATACGGTACGTTAGATCTAAAAGTCGGTGAAAAATTTTGGAATTCTCAATCAGTAGGTAACGAGCTTATGATTGAAGTTCAAGAAAATATTTTTGGCTTATATGTGGTTACGGATTACAGTACAGCTAACAAGCCACTGAAGCGGGACTCGCAACAGTTGGCTCGGTTTCGCTTCGCTACACATTTTAGCCAACTATTACTCGCTCCTTAGTGGGGCGTTATAACGATAAGGAGTATCGGTGCAAACTTTAATTAAAAAGAAGAATATCCCGTTTATATTTCTTGCAGTTATTTCTGTTTTCTGGTCTTTTTATTATCAAAGCTCAAATATTCTTAATGGATATGGCGTAGACAAACCAGAATGGCTTTTGCTAATCGATGGTTTAGTTGTCTTACCTATTTTATGCTTTTGGTTTGTTAAAGATAAAAAAGATGCCGCTATCAAAGCTGTAGCCTACAGCTGTTTAATTATTTTGCTTGGCAGCTTTGTAATTCCTGAAAGTTCAAAGGTTGTATGGTCTTACCTTGAATCATTGCGCTATCTTGCTATAGCTGCGTTTATCGTTTTAGAAATCACCACTATTTTGACCGTATTTTTTGCAATCAAAGCTTCTCTTACCAAAGAGCAAGATCCAGATTTGGCTATATCAAAACCAATTGAAAAAATTCTAGGTAAAGGTGTTATGAGCTCTTTACTCTCTTTTGAGGCGCGAGTTTGGACATACGCGTTATTTTCTAAAAAGATAAGGCAACAAAGTTTTACTGGAGATAGTCATTTTAGCTGTCATAAAAAAGATGGCGCTCAAAGCAATCAATTAGGCTTTATTTTAATCATTTTATTTGAGCTACCCGTAATGCATTTGCTGTTACATTTTTTATGGTCACCATTTGCGGCTAATTTCACAACGGCTTTAACTCTTCTTGGTCTAGTGTTTTTTATTGCAGAGTATAAAGCCATTGCAATTAGGCCTATTTCAATTCTTCAGGACAGCATTATAGTGAGGTATGGCGTTTGGAATCCTTTAAGGATTGCTTTAAGTGAAATTGCTCAAGTTCAACTTAATTCAATTTTCATACGTCGGTCAGGTAATGTTAATAGATTCAATTTGGCTGGCAATCCAAATATTGAGATCAAGCTTAATTCGGGTAAGCTCATATATTTAGGCGTAGATTCACCCAATGAGTTTCTAATGACTATAGAAAAATGTCGAGAAAAATCATTATAACAAGCTGTTTAACAAGGACAAAATACAGTTGGCTTTTGCTCCTTCGTCGCTTATTGTAGCCAACTGTATTTTGCCCATTAACAGGGCGTTAGGCCCACTCACAATTGAGAATTTCGATGTACATAGAAAAATTAGAGCTTAAAAACTTCAAAGCATTTAAGAAACTTGAGTATACATGCAATGAAAATTTCAATGTTATTGTGGGAGAAAACAATATAGGTAAAAGCACCATATTTGAAGCATTAAACCTTTGGAAATTTGCCTACGACAGGCTTATTCAAGAAAGGGATAAGACTAGGTTTTACAAGGCTGCTTCTAACTACTACTTGCCTTTTTCAGAACTAAACCAGATACGATTGGTAGATGATAATGACCTTTTGTACAAAACAAATACACCAAGTGCATCTATCACTGTAACTATTCGTGAAGGTGAAGAAAGTTTTTCACTGAAGATTAGGTTTGAAAAGCCCGGCATCAAGAACGCATATATTAGATTTTTTAATTCTGATCGTTTTTCTGAGTTTGAGCGATTTGCAGATTTTGTTAGACCAAAGTCCTGTTCACTCAAAAACGCTATATTCATTTATCAGACGCGCCCAATCTCAACGATTGGTAGGTCGGAGCCATTTTATAACAATGGGCAGATAGAAAAGAAAATATCGATTGGAAAATCGCACGATGTGTTACGAAATAAGGTTTTGAAAACTGAAAACTCTCAAGTCAGAGTTTCTGAAAGGTTCGATAAATTAGAAAGTAGGCTTGAAAGAGTCTTGCAGAAAAGATACCAAATCCGATTTAAGAATAAAAATAGAACAGATGATGAGTATGTCCGAATTACTGCAGAGTGTGCAGAGCATAAAGAACTCGAAATATCTATGATGGGGAGTGGATTCCTACAGATTCTAGAAATATTTTCCACTATTGAATATATAGAATCGCATGTCGATGGTATTTGCTTAATCCTCATTGATGAACCTGACTCACATATTCACTCAGACCTTCAATCCTACCTTATCGACGAGTTAAAGAATCATGCAGATAGCCAAATACTAGTTATTAGTCATAACGACAGGCTTGTTAGTAAAGTAGATGAAGGGGAGTTGTTTTACCTAAATAATGCGGTCAAAGAACTTGGAAAACTAGATCCACTTTTAATAAGTGATTTCCACAAAGTTAAAACGGGATTGGCGAGTATTCTTGAAGAGCTAAGTGCAGAGGATACTAGGCCGATAATCCTAACTGAAGGAAAGTCAGATAAAAAAATTCTTGATACTGCCTGGGCGAAGTTAAATCCTGGGATTCCGATGCCTTTTAAAATTATATCTTCTGGAATCCAAATTGAAGAAGATAGAAGGACTGGGTCGGCAGAAACCGTAAGGCGCTCACTTGAATACCTATCAACTCTTACAGATAGAAAGATTATTGGCCTATTTGATAATGATAGAGAGGGGAATGAGCAATTTAGAGGGTTGAATCGGCAAATTTTCAACCCACATGATTTGGCTCTTTCTTCACGCAAGCATCTTACCAAGAATATATTCGGACTGCTCCTGATTGTTCCTGAATTTAGAGCGGACTTTGTAACACAAACATCTCTCACTCAGCGATATCTAGTTATTGAACATTTATTCGAAAACGAAATTTTAGAACAGTACAATATGAAGGGTGAGAACATACTACAAACCAATGTATTTGAGATTTCTGGAAACAAAAACGACTTTTCTCATGCGTGTGTCAATTTTGAAAGAGGTGCATTTAGAGAGTTTCAGCAGCTATTTGATAAATTTGAGGAATTGAATGGCGAGGCCTAACAAGCGCATGTTGTCGGACTGGTTCTCCGCTGTGCTCCAAACCAGCCGCAAATGCGGGCGTTATATGCACATGGAGAAGTGGTGTTTAAATCCAAAGAATAAAGTTCACTGCTTGCAGAAGAGTTGAAAAATGGTAATCAAATCGCTGAAAAATCTTCTTGGCCACCGAAGTGTGAAGCTCTTATTCTTCTAAAGAATAGGTTTACTAAAAAATACGAAAGTAATAACTGGGTGTACCGAGAAATTAAAGATTCTCATTATTGGTACGCTGAGTATTCAACAATTGACGAATCAGAATGTTTAGCTTGCAAATAGCGAGCATATAACAAGGCACTTTAGGCGGATTTCAGCCAGCCCTCCTTTGCCCATACCTCGCAAGTTTAGCTGGGAAGTCTGTTCCGGCTAAGTGGAGCACTAGTTTTACTTGGAATGGGGAGTCCATATCATTCGTTATGCATAAATAGAGGAAACATGGAAAATCAGGGAAAGTTGTTCTTCTTCTGTGGCAAGATGGGAGCCGGTAAATCAACCAAATCTAAGATAGTTGCCGCTGAAAACAATGCTGTCCTTATTTCAGAAGACGATTGGCTATCGGCTCATTATCCTTCACAAATTCAAACATTTGACGACTACATAAAGTATTCAAATCTCATCAAGCCTTTCGTTAAAAGCCATGTTCAAAATTTGTTGAATGTTGGGGTTAACGTTGTCATGGATTTCCCGGCTAATACCTGTAAGCAAAGAGCTTGGTTTCTATCACTATGCGTCGAAATAAGTAGTGAGCATGAGCTTTGGTATTTAGACTTAACGGATGAGCAATGTTTATCCCAAATTGCTAAACGCCGAGTTGAACAACCTGAAAGAGCTATGTTTGACACTGAGACTGTATTTCATCATGTGACCCAGTATTTTGAAGTACCATCAGCGACGGAAAATCTAAATTTGGTACGAGTAGGATAATACGCATAGCAAAGCGTTTAAGATGGATTCACAACACTCGGTATTATTAGTTTGAATCAGCTTTAGTGTTTACGTCACAATGGTATAGGTATGGTGGTCGCGTTGTTCTCAAGTCAATGCGGCATTGTGCTGTTCGGAGATATTTATGAATGATTCGATATGAGCAATATTTCCGTTTTTATTTCTTGTTTATATTTCGATATGGTGGGGTTGTATTATCAATCAAACAGCAGGCTAAATGATTATGGCAGCGCAAATTTAGAATGGTTGTTTCTATTGGATGCGTTAATCGTACCACCGATAATCTGCTTTTTCTGTACTAAAAATAAAAAAGAAGGCTTGTTAAAAGCTGTTGTTTTAGGCAGCTTAGCTGTCTTGAACGGTAGTTCCCTGAGCAAAGTAAACTGATCTGGCTCTATCTAGAAAATGTCTGCTATTTATTCTTTGGCTATCATCTTAGTGTTTGAAATTGTTGCAATTTCAACCGTGTATAGTGCTATTAAAGCTGCAATAGGGAAGTGTGAAGATCCTGATTTTTCTATAGAAAAACCAATAAAAAAAATACTTGGGTGAAAGTGCTGTTACATTTCTATTGACCTTCGAAACGAGGATGTGGAGCAAATCGCATCAAACCAGAATATTACAACGGTGAGCAACACTTTACCTATCATCAGAAAGACGGTGCAAAAAGTAACTTGCTAGGCTTCATCTTACTCTTCGCGTTTGAAATGCCAATTATGCATCTGGTGCTACATTTCATCTGGTCACCTCTTGCGGCAAATATTGTCACATTACTTACGATTTTTAGTTTGGTATTTTTTATTGCAGAGTATCGAGCATTTTCGAAAAGGCCAATTTCTTTATTTTATAATAAGTTATTTATTCGCTATGGACTTTATCAGCCTTTGGTAATACCGTTAGATAATGTTGTTAAAGTTGAAAAAATAACGAGTTTGTTCCTCGGTCGAAATTTGTAGAACGTTACAATTACTCAGGTAATCCAAATATCAGAATTGAACTCTCAGAGCCGTTGGGGTCGGTTAGTTCAATTTTTATTGGTCTTGATAATGCTGAGTATTTTATCTTAGCTTTGTTAGACTCTGTATCACGGCATAACAATCAAATATTATTGTCAGCAAAAAGCGCTGGCTGCGACGTTAACCCTCTACGCGGCTTTTCACGCTAAATTTGGACGTGAGTCGCGTATGGATCAAGGAAGAAATCTATGGTTTTTTTATTAGGTGTTGGGATCCCAACTTTAGTTATTTTAGGTTTAGTCACAATCATAAAATTAAATTCGATATTTTCGTATGTCTTAATTATTTTGCTAGGGATTTTATCTACTTACGTTTTTAATTATACGTATTGCAATATTCTTGGGTTCGAATGTAAGCCAGATCCTTTAAATGCTCTGGGTGAAATAATTCACTCAGGATTGGTAATAGTAATTTCTTCCATTATTTACGCTTTATTGCCTAAAAAATACAAAAAACGTAGTGTAGACGTTGGCGGATAACAAGCCAATAAAGTGATGGGATTGCAATAGCTTGACTCAGTTTCACTTCG from Pseudoalteromonas xiamenensis encodes the following:
- a CDS encoding IS91 family transposase, whose translation is MSEYHIADILHEGLASYRQHHTISYQQIRACQHIQSCRTGKLGYQEWQCDDCAEVERIGCSCRDRHCPRCQGYATQQWITKQQARLLPCRYFHLVFTLPHELNPLAQHQPSMVYQSLFQAAWATLTQFAAKKGHGQLGMTCVLHTWGQTLSQHIHLHCLIPAGSIRQGRWCTIDNNYLYPVKALSRVFRGKMLAALYARNKDVVHVSTPTEWCVYSKACLTYSPYLVSYLARYTRKGMMSEHRLVAVDEQGVSFSYRDYKDEDKQKVMQLSRDEFIRRYLLHVLPKGLMRIRHYGFLANASYKRVQRIVRSIEQEAQSSPQRELQPPTLPCWTCKVCGHGRLSLKSVVTAKRHNPDDVTADIRQS
- a CDS encoding tyrosine-type recombinase/integrase; this translates as MDPLIEQVRVEIGYLGYSESTAKSYCEHVQKLSRYINKPLAQVTDEELNAFFRTSAIRRLSRASQKLQINSIWFLFKHILKRPLNLDIALPKAKQQAPSYLSREDVRHLVDSCQDMRLKTLIVLCYGCGLRAGEVVRIKVKDISGERHTILIEHGKGDKSRYVVVPESVLQLLRQYWRMYHPSTWLFYSRWVRDQAMSVSCFRKALLKHAKAVGLETRCHPHALRHAYATHQLESGMPLHQLQHQLGHNNIKTTEAYLHWLPELGHGGVDLLANWFTS
- a CDS encoding DUF4238 domain-containing protein; the encoded protein is MSLDKKRDNHFVPVMYLKNWSTSRKVQVYRTLVQHENVPIWKPFPLNGIGYLRNLYINTKDGEECDMLETWFDQHYEAPAEASIAKVMSNSKLTPSDYKNLINFFALQDLRTPKKFIEHLNKDDKDEFEVMMKDVVERAISKGVPRSFEPSGGYRFHDELPLKLQITKDDKGLMVSVEKLVGRASWLWSIKHLLTNVSSHLHEHKWTILHPAKGESWYTSDNPVLKLNHYGKDGYDLKGGWGNAGTELILPLGPQHLLYTLVGQKPPLPRGTRVSMEKTNVINRMLVENSHRYVISVNQCPKIGLFHERLVLPDEVKYELSQWKSLNEHHAYSEKEFYSTKYA
- a CDS encoding AAA family ATPase, encoding MENQGKLFFFCGKMGAGKSTKSKIVAAENNAVLISEDDWLSAHYPSQIQTFDDYIKYSNLIKPFVKSHVQNLLNVGVNVVMDFPANTCKQRAWFLSLCVEISSEHELWYLDLTDEQCLSQIAKRRVEQPERAMFDTETVFHHVTQYFEVPSATENLNLVRVG
- a CDS encoding ATP-dependent nuclease, yielding MYIEKLELKNFKAFKKLEYTCNENFNVIVGENNIGKSTIFEALNLWKFAYDRLIQERDKTRFYKAASNYYLPFSELNQIRLVDDNDLLYKTNTPSASITVTIREGEESFSLKIRFEKPGIKNAYIRFFNSDRFSEFERFADFVRPKSCSLKNAIFIYQTRPISTIGRSEPFYNNGQIEKKISIGKSHDVLRNKVLKTENSQVRVSERFDKLESRLERVLQKRYQIRFKNKNRTDDEYVRITAECAEHKELEISMMGSGFLQILEIFSTIEYIESHVDGICLILIDEPDSHIHSDLQSYLIDELKNHADSQILVISHNDRLVSKVDEGELFYLNNAVKELGKLDPLLISDFHKVKTGLASILEELSAEDTRPIILTEGKSDKKILDTAWAKLNPGIPMPFKIISSGIQIEEDRRTGSAETVRRSLEYLSTLTDRKIIGLFDNDREGNEQFRGLNRQIFNPHDLALSSRKHLTKNIFGLLLIVPEFRADFVTQTSLTQRYLVIEHLFENEILEQYNMKGENILQTNVFEISGNKNDFSHACVNFERGAFREFQQLFDKFEELNGEA